The Xiphophorus hellerii strain 12219 chromosome 6, Xiphophorus_hellerii-4.1, whole genome shotgun sequence genomic interval CTAATGTCTGTTCACCAGGAATCAGGTAGACTCTTAATATTTCCACGGAAATGACCATAATAAAAACGGTTCCAAGAGAACCTAAACAAAATCTCCATTAATGTTCTGaattttaataagaaaactGGGCTCTGTGAGGGCCACTCAAGAACTTTCAAAAGGTTTTTAGACCAACTTTCAACTGTCCATCTATCCAGTTTCTTTACATTATTCTTCCAAATTCCAACATTTTgcatagaaaaaaaagcacaggaGGGGCAATACTTTTggctttgtcattttttttttagtttcctcGTAGCAATTCATTACATTAATGAATATACTGACCAAATTTgtggagattttcttttttctttcggAAGAAGTACAAATACGACTGACTTTTATTATGGTTATTAAAGgttttgtgtgatttatttctgATCTTAATGCTGCAAGATGTTGGACTCTTCCATCcctctttaaaataccagattTCATGTTAACTGTAATTTTTGCAGgttaattttatgtttgataCATTGTCTAGTTGCACTCAGtgagatttcttttattttaataataggACCATAATAAACATCATTGTGTCTGACTCTTGGTGCCGTTTGTCTCTGCAGGAGGTGAGCGAGCCCACCAAGGAGGAGAAGGCGGTGGCCAAGTACCTTCGGTTTAATTGCCCCACCAAGTCCACCAACATGATGGGTCACCGAGTCGACTACTTCATTGGTTAGTGCTCAGCTTAACAAACATGAGGAAGACATAATGCTTGGtagtttttgtttgacatttttctgcctcacagggtttatattttctgtattttgtggCACAGCTGATCCCATTTGTCAGTTCTTAGAAATGCTGTGAACTATTAAGCTGCCAGAATAACTTGTGAATGCTGAAGCATTGCCTGTTGGCATTTATTTGTAGATGTAGATCTGCACCAAAAACCTTCACATCAAAGTTTTTGGTGCAGTAGGGGTGAGCATTTATCCTATTTATTGTTATAAATTTCTTATCACGAtaagaattttaatttattgttgtcaaTAAATTCCTATTAGTGATGTTTAAAGCTCCCCATAACCGTCTTTACTGTCTGGATTGATAATTTGACTGTTTTCTCTTATGTTTGTTAGATAAATccatcaataaatatttatacatttgaaaataaagtgaatcTGTCCAATCTAATGAAACAAATCACACTTGTTTGTGTGACTGGTGTCCAAAAGAAGTGCGTTGCAAATaggaacatttttcaagagctgtaattgctgtgacacacagtcACAGTCATACAGTTATCTAAAAAAGAAGTACTAAGTAGCAGTTATTGTCAGTTTTATAGTTGCTACAAAATATTATGATAAAACTGTAAGTCCGTATCACCCACTCCTACTGCTCAGAAATgtacaaagaaatatttaacttcagtAAAGTAGGGAATAAATGATTCATCCCagtagaaatatgttttaaataaatttgtatgCTCATAGTTTCATCTCAGTGTGCAGCTAATAAGTCTTTGTTCTGTATTTCAATCTAAATGTGGACAAACATGGATAAAATCAGGATGTTGTCTAGTTGGTTGCAGCATAAGACAGTGAGGTGATAATAGCAGCCATTCCTTCCAGCTCAGTTATTGTTCAGGGTTTAATTGTCTGTGGCAGCAGGCAGCCGTCTGCACAGACCAGACTCTCATAAACTCACTGCAGGTTTGTTAACTGAAGCAAAGAAGAGATAAAGACGATACCTGACACCGGCGTGGAGATGGAGGAGGAACAGCaactttaaacacatttatccAGAACTACAACGGCATAACTTAGAGCAAATTCATGCATTAAAATGGcacagtcaaagtccagatctaaatccagtTAATAACCTGTTAAATTGACGTGAAGGTTTTTTCCAGATAATCTGATTGATGTTGAGCTGTCTGATCAACATCACTGTATTAGGGCTGAAACCGTTAATCACCATGAATGTATTATTGAGATAATTATCCACTGATTTAGTAATCAGATTTGAAAGAAAGatcatttgctgaaagaacaacattctCAGAACAGTAATTGagacaaaactgtacaaaaaattttgcatttaacacTATAAGTGTTAACACTAGAACCCTTTTGTACATAAATATGTTCTActcaaaactcctcaagtggcacaGGTTTAGATTCACctagttcaaattctgtaaacaaaaaaaatcccatattAAGCAGCTTTTACTGTGcaattattaatctgttaatccccaaaataatcaacagatcagccctaaTCTGTATTAATGTTAATAAAGTAATAAGAGCTGAGATTTTTACATGTTAGAAGTATTTGTCTAGCTGCAGATTCATGTTTTgcaacaaatgatcaagcaatcactaaaggaatgctattaCTGCactttaggcaataaaatgtttattttcttattttgagcataaattaaattgtttatttgcatcttttaatgtatttctgctATTGTGTAAAACAGGCTTAagtaaaaaatctgcagaatgtggccattttttaaattaaaataatcaatagattaatcattaactgaaataatcattaGCTGCAGCCCTACAGATGTGACGTTTTACTGTTTCTCTATGTTTAGCCTCCAAGGCCGTGGACTGCCTGCTGGACTCCAAATGGGCCAAAGCCAAGAAGGGAGAAGAGGCGCTGTTCACCACCAGAGAGTCGGTGGTAGATTACTGCAACAGGTCCGTAAGCACATCCAACTTCAGGGTGGATCACTGAGTTTAGCAGTTTTTAGTTTCCAAAGCCACAATTTCTTACACTGtttctttacatttacaaatatgtttattttattttgaaaatggaaGACTTTAAGCAGTAAATATCACGTATATTTACTGCTGTGCAATATACTGCTTGTTTGCAGACTCTTAAAGAAGCAATTCTTCCACCGAGCTCTTAAGGTGATGAAGAAGAAGCCAGAGAAAGATGCtaagaaagagaaggagaaagagaaaatcaaGAGTGACAGCAgcaaagaggaggagaaaaaagggaagaaggagaaagagaagaagaaagagtctGAAGTTGCTGAAAccaagaaagagaaaagtgtAAGTGACTTAGAAAAACTCTAGAAATGGACAGTAATTATaggttttctgcagctgcatctTCATTACTTACAGTCAAGCATCATTTTGAGTCTGTCTAAAGCAAACACTTCCCCTTATAGATCCACTGgcacaaaataatatttgttctCAGTTACCTTTACTCTGAGCTGATCGACCTCAAAACAGTCAGTGAGTCGATATTTATCCAGCTGTGAGTTCAAACTTTAAATCTTCGAGGGGAAAACTTTTTTACCTCTTCGGCTTTAgtaaagaaacatttagtgaCGTCCTAAATATGCAGGTTGGATCATTTATTACAATCCTGCATTTTCCCTAAGAAAGACACGGTGGCATCTGTGACtgaaaaaactacaaacccCACAATTAATTAGGAGCGAGCGATATGATGAAAATGTATCAGTTTTATCAGTATTTCCTTACATAAAGTTCTCGCTCTTAACGAAAGAATAACATGATGTACGGAAGCTTTGTGTGAATCATATTTGATTCGGTTTAAACAATTTTGATAACTTGTCTAAAACAGAATTTCCATTTAAGAATGATGCTTACTATAacttacaatttattttaatttcaaaaagaaaCCTCCACAATGAGGGTTGTGattataaaacagtttttttgttaacGTTAGGATGAAAGCCCAGGAaccccaaagaagaagaaagaagtgaagaaaaagtttaaactggAGCCTCATGAGGATCAACTGTTCCTGGATGGGAATGAGGTGGGAAcctctgcatttttaaaaagttgttccTTCAGGAAGTGAAAAACGTAACACACATCTCTTTGCTGCAGGTGTACGTGTGGATTTACGACCCGGTTCATTTCAAAACGTTTGCGATGGGTTTGATCCTCGGTAAGTCAGGCCTGGAACCGAAAGGTTACTGCAAATGGAGGGATCGCctcaccttcttcttcttcttctcagtTATTGCAGTGATTGCAGCCACCCTGTTCCCGCTGTGGCCTGCAGAAATGCGTGTTGGAGTTTACTATCTGAGTGTTGCAGCTGGCTGCTTTGTGGCCAGCATCCTGCTTCTAGCAGTTGGTGAGTAGAActgttaaagtaaaatatgttaCAGTTTCACTGTGTTTCTCCATTCAGTcacaataatgttttaaaaatacgtTCATATGATGTTTGACTCAAAAACAGCTTTAGACGCACTAAATactaaaatgtaactaaaaccTTATCGCTAACTGTTCTCGTGTGTTCCTCATGGAGAACCATTTAATTccaaattaaaagaataaatactgTTTGTAATAAATAACTACTAAATATGTAATTAGGACAAATTAATagctcaataaaataaaaataaaattatgataaaaaaaatatctggagCTTATTTTGTTAATAATAGTTAATTATTTctctatgtatttttttttacttattttaagatttatttatgcacttcaatatttattttgggatttatatattatttatttatttccaccaaaaaaaaacctttttatgtggccctccagACTATTTATGTAGCTACACAAATAGAACCTTAGAGTTAACAGTTGGGTGCTTGAGtgttattttctaaatcaaatcaaatcaatttttatatttttcctgcCAAATTACATCCATCAGTCCATCCAGTTTTTCCACAGTTGAGGAATTTCACATAAACTTAACAGATCCCTGCAATTTTTTCACACTAATGCATCTTTgtaaatgttcttcaaaaatgtcCTAACCCAtttaagtgatgctaactcccaccaGCAGGCGGCAGtgtttcttacttgtactacaccggctgcctcagccttacttgatgccAAGTTATCGATGTggcaagtaacaaaaaaaatcacatctacCGTCATACATAAGtgtaaattttaattaataatagtatttaattttaagcagTACTTATTAAATGCAGAGGCAggtatttattaacattttaacagtCTGTTaatggttttatcaatacattctggcacaaccatCCCTTTGACAACATTTATAATCTTGATACTCCCCAAAATGACGATGAGTTTGACGTCCTGCTCTAAGGAGGTTTACGCAACTGATTCTTTAGTTAGTAAAGGTGGTGGAATGtgaatgcatgccacacttttcagatatttttttattaagaatatTGATAAAGAATGTACTCatgctatttaaaaaagaaaaaaacgacaTTTATCAAAGTTTTATGGTGCGCTGTGAGAAAATGGCTACCTATCCAGTCGTTCCTTCTCTCCTCAGCTCGCTGCATCCTCTTCCTGATTATCTGGCTGGTGACCGGCGGACGGCATCACTTCTGGTTCCTGCCCAACCTGACCGCAGACGTGGGCTTCATCGACTCGTTCAGGCCGCTCTACACGCACGAATACAAAGGGCCGCGAAGCAGCGACAAGAAGGGCTCCGATAAGACTGACGAGAAGGACGGCGCCGCCTCCCTCAAGGCGCAGAAGTCCGACAGCGACGAGAAGTCGGACAGCGAGAAGAAGGACGCCGACGAcgaggaagaggatgaagacGAGGAGAGCAAAGAGGCAAAGGGAGACGCAACGGAAGACCGCCACTCGGATACGGACAGCGACCGCCGGGAGGACGAAGGCTCGCAGCACAGCAACGGAAACGACTTTGAAATGATCACCAgggaggagctggagcagcacacagaggaggaggaagaggaggaggaggaaaacgaggagagaggaggaagaggaggaagacgaggagacGCACGAGAGGAAAGAGGGTAGCGAGAGTAAAGTCCAGACTGCTGAGACATAAACTTCCTGTTCCATCACTCTCgtttcctccctccctccctgctGTGATTCCAGGACCTGCTCGTCTGGCCTCTCTGGCAGCACAGAAGGCTCCGTCTCATGTTGTTGAGatcttccttccactaaacAGAACCGGGATAGACACATCGCTCACAGTTTACGGCCATGatgatgggaaaaatgtttaaaagaaaaaaaaaaaagaagaagaagaagaagccttACGGTGGAAATGATTCCTTTccaattaaatgttatttatgttaaaatgaaacTGCTGTTTGCCTGAGGAACCTACCAGTCCAAAACACCGCCTGCCAGGGTCTGGGCATCATTTGGAGAACAAGAGGTCCGATCTGGATGATGGTGGGAAGTCGTGTTTGACCGGTCAGGAAGTTGGCCAAACTTCCTGACCGGTCATCTGGTGAGTCCGGTAGATTCCTCAGGCAGAAGGACGATCGTTGTGCCAGCTGTTCATCCTGAGCTCAGCCAGTCAGACCAAATCCACAAAACCACAGAGGCAGATTACAGGTTTGCAGATTAGTGCGGGTCTCTGCAGATTCATCtcaattcattaatttattcacTAATTCAATTCAGAGAGGAAACCTGTGTTACATAGATTCATTGCACATGTTCAgatattttacttgtttattttgatgattatgtcTTACAGCTAATAGCCACATCAGCAGGCCAGTCCTTGTCCTTCTTCTATCCTTGTGGCTTGTGCAGTTTTTGTCATCAGGgtacttttttcttccacttaactttctcTTGAAGCACTAATTCTTGCTTCTCCACATCTCattttttttgctacattttagttccactcaactttcaatgaattcatttcattcaaatcagttccttttattttattacatttttttcattagctgtaagtcTTAGTCATCgtgtgaacaaaaataaacttttgaaacatttcacCGTGTAATAAATCTAAGTTTCCCTTTTTGAACTGAAATACTTTTGAACTCTAATCGATTGAGATGcatctagttttctttttctttttttaaaaaatcatcataGTGCAGTTGCCCTCTcagtgtaaaatatttcttcatgtaATTTATCTTTACAAGTACATTTAAGCTACTGGAGAAAGCTGGcatgctaaacatttttttagattttgttaatACTGCAGAATTTGCTGATGAATAAACTCTATAAGAGCTAAAGTTGGGATCGAAACCAGATCTAAAGTGAACTCTAGTGCCAAACACACCAAATAACTAAAGTGATGCACGAATTAAACTCCTAGTTCTGTTTTATTGAgccatttattttgtaactgcAGTGTCAAAAATGCTCTCAAAAAGCACAGCACAAAGTTGTTAGCATGCAGGTATACAGAGAGGATTCTGGTCTCAATGAAACCGTTAAAACTGCGTTCACACCAGACTCACCCATAGGAGTCGTTTCTAGACTTGCACAACCAATCAGTGGGCTTATTTTTTGAGTCCAGATCCGctcactgattggctgaggtTCAGTCACTGCGGTCCAAGCTgttctttcacttttctttgGGTTAGAAGCTCTTTTTAGGCATAGCAAGGATTATATTTAagtataaaacagaaatgtatcaTTTATATATGGATTCTATTAATGTATCAGATATATGCATATAGTACTCAAAGTCTAAACCTATAAAACAACttcttttcatttgttctgtcattgtttttatctaaatCATAGAGAATAACTTTTAAAAGGTAGAATCTGGGAATGATTGGATTGCAGcattattaccattattattttttattagatttgCCGCTATGTCAAAGTGTGTGATGTGGTTGGTTGTGAGTTACCAGGTCTA includes:
- the sec62 gene encoding translocation protein SEC62; amino-acid sequence: MAERRRHKKRIQEVSEPTKEEKAVAKYLRFNCPTKSTNMMGHRVDYFIASKAVDCLLDSKWAKAKKGEEALFTTRESVVDYCNRLLKKQFFHRALKVMKKKPEKDAKKEKEKEKIKSDSSKEEEKKGKKEKEKKKESEVAETKKEKSDESPGTPKKKKEVKKKFKLEPHEDQLFLDGNEVYVWIYDPVHFKTFAMGLILVIAVIAATLFPLWPAEMRVGVYYLSVAAGCFVASILLLAVARCILFLIIWLVTGGRHHFWFLPNLTADVGFIDSFRPLYTHEYKGPRSSDKKGSDKTDEKDGAASLKAQKSDSDEKSDSEKKDADDEEEDEDEESKEAKGDATEDRHSDTDSDRREDEGSQHSNGNDFEMITREELEQHTEEEEEEEEENEERGGRGGRRGDAREERG